In the genome of Thermoleophilaceae bacterium, one region contains:
- a CDS encoding YbdK family carboxylate-amine ligase, which translates to MNTAGIRETFESSEDFTVGIEEEFGILDPQTRSLTQRFEELRDSAEAQDEVLGESIAGELISSEIEIRSGRGATLGDALRHQREVRARLFRRAAEHDVLLSATGTHPWSPWQEQRIIDTEHYHRVEEGLKYVAWRNNTFSLHVHVGVRDADRAVAVCDRLRVVLPELLALSANSPFLDGCYSGLHSVRSQIFTKSFPRCGIPEAFGSFAAYREYVDFLVRTNSIVEPTQLWWSVRPHHSFGTVEFRICDAQSTAEESTALACLIVACVAQAALDYDEGVLPEPPPGRLIEENFWRAIRYGLDGKMIDLERGEEYPAAAIGDRLLAWTAPARAVLGGVEPALPPENGAQRQRRALEAGASIEEVFAAEVAATQRSYAGEGVRT; encoded by the coding sequence GTGAACACGGCCGGGATCAGGGAGACCTTCGAGAGCTCCGAGGACTTCACCGTGGGGATCGAGGAGGAGTTCGGGATCCTCGACCCGCAGACGCGGTCGCTCACGCAGCGCTTCGAGGAGTTGCGCGACTCGGCCGAGGCGCAGGACGAGGTGCTCGGCGAGTCGATCGCGGGCGAGCTGATCTCGTCCGAGATCGAGATCCGGTCCGGCCGCGGCGCCACGCTCGGGGACGCGCTGCGCCATCAGCGCGAGGTGCGGGCGCGGCTGTTCAGGCGCGCGGCCGAGCACGACGTGCTGCTGTCCGCCACCGGCACGCATCCCTGGAGTCCGTGGCAGGAGCAGCGCATCATCGACACCGAGCACTACCACCGCGTGGAGGAGGGGCTGAAGTACGTGGCCTGGCGGAACAACACCTTCAGCCTCCACGTGCACGTGGGTGTGCGCGACGCGGACCGCGCGGTGGCGGTGTGCGATCGCCTGCGCGTCGTCCTGCCGGAGCTGCTCGCCCTCTCCGCGAACTCGCCGTTCCTCGACGGCTGCTACTCCGGCCTCCACTCGGTGCGTTCGCAGATCTTCACGAAGAGCTTCCCGCGCTGCGGGATCCCCGAGGCGTTCGGCAGCTTCGCCGCCTACAGGGAATACGTGGACTTCCTGGTACGGACGAACTCGATCGTCGAGCCCACCCAGCTCTGGTGGAGCGTGCGGCCGCATCACTCGTTCGGCACCGTGGAGTTCCGGATCTGCGACGCGCAGTCCACCGCGGAGGAGTCCACGGCGCTCGCCTGCCTCATCGTGGCGTGCGTGGCTCAGGCGGCGCTCGACTACGACGAGGGCGTGCTGCCCGAGCCGCCGCCGGGCCGCCTGATCGAGGAGAACTTCTGGCGCGCGATTCGCTACGGCCTCGACGGGAAGATGATCGACCTCGAGCGCGGCGAGGAGTATCCGGCCGCCGCCATCGGCGACCGGCTGCTCGCCTGGACCGCGCCGGCGCGGGCGGTCCTCGGCGGCGTGGAGCCTGCCCTGCCCCCCGAGAACGGGGCGCAGCGGCAGCGACGCGCACTCGAGGCGGGTGCGAGCATCGAGGAGGTATTCGCCGCCGAGGTGGCAGCTACGCAACGAAGCTATGCAGGCGAGGGGGTGAGAACGTGA
- a CDS encoding redox-sensing transcriptional repressor Rex produces the protein MTLNDSLQAGLEMAERGERLSLGVAARLSRYLQVLTQAKKMGKETISSQELADYTHVNSTQIRRDLSGFGKFGKRGVGYNVDSLVSQIRKILRTAGQHNIALFGAGHLGQAIASSDIFADHGFRVVAIFDTDRSKIGQAVGPDGKPGRLTVRDYDELYRVVEEEDIVVGVLAVPTEAAQKVADDLVEAGVKIIFNYSEALLQVPPDVTVHTSSPAVDLLYALYFYLT, from the coding sequence CGACTCTCTGCAGGCGGGTTTGGAGATGGCCGAGCGCGGTGAGCGCCTCTCGCTCGGCGTCGCCGCCCGGCTCTCTCGGTACCTCCAGGTGCTCACCCAGGCGAAGAAGATGGGCAAGGAGACGATCTCCTCGCAGGAGCTCGCCGACTACACGCACGTCAACTCCACGCAGATCCGCCGAGACCTGTCCGGCTTTGGCAAGTTCGGCAAGCGCGGAGTGGGCTACAACGTCGATTCGCTCGTGTCCCAGATCCGCAAGATCCTGCGGACCGCGGGCCAGCACAACATCGCCCTCTTCGGCGCCGGCCACCTCGGCCAGGCGATCGCGAGCTCGGACATCTTCGCCGACCACGGCTTTCGCGTGGTTGCCATCTTCGACACCGATCGGAGCAAGATCGGGCAGGCGGTGGGTCCGGACGGCAAGCCCGGGCGGCTCACGGTTCGCGACTACGACGAGCTCTACCGGGTGGTTGAGGAGGAGGACATCGTGGTGGGGGTCCTCGCCGTACCCACCGAGGCGGCGCAGAAGGTCGCCGACGACCTCGTGGAGGCCGGGGTGAAGATCATCTTCAACTACTCCGAGGCGCTGTTGCAGGTGCCGCCCGACGTGACGGTCCATACGTCGAGCCCGGCGGTGGACCTGCTCTACGCGCTCTACTTCTACCTCACCTAA